The Edaphobacter sp. 12200R-103 genome contains a region encoding:
- a CDS encoding B12-binding domain-containing radical SAM protein, with the protein MRDLLLAHGYFLMEDPKERVIMKPYAPLGILYLCSHLRSKGFRVDVYDTTFSTKADLLRFLQSEEPSVLGLYANLMTRVNVVEIIEAARLFGWTVIVGGPEAGSYSLEYLQAGANFVVFGEGENTLEELLLTIKNRGSDYTCIRGLAYLDAQGQHHQNAPREQISNLDLQPWPARDAIDLQRYVSTWREHHGMGSVNFITARGCPFSCKWCSHGVYGQSHRRRTPARVVDEVEWLLETYSPDMVWISDDVFTINHEWIRNYYQEMQRRQIRIPFECISRADRLTPEMMDLLAELGCFRIWIGAESGSQRILDSMGRGVKLDQVHRAVEMCRERKVESGMFLMWGYEGEDLEDIEATISHVSRSKPDIFFTTVSYPIKGTPYYNKISEKLIQIAAWSKTSDRELRIRGRHSRNFYAHADRLLREEVALARAIETSANAIDIAAMRQNIHESRSAMMALSHEVEQ; encoded by the coding sequence ATGCGCGATCTACTTCTTGCTCACGGCTATTTTTTGATGGAAGACCCAAAGGAGCGCGTCATCATGAAACCCTATGCTCCCTTGGGAATCCTCTATCTCTGCTCGCACCTCCGCTCCAAAGGCTTCAGAGTCGATGTCTATGACACCACCTTTTCCACGAAGGCAGACCTCCTTCGCTTTTTACAAAGCGAGGAACCCTCCGTGCTCGGTCTCTACGCAAATCTGATGACGCGCGTCAATGTCGTTGAAATCATCGAGGCCGCGCGACTCTTCGGATGGACTGTCATCGTCGGTGGCCCCGAAGCCGGCTCCTATTCATTGGAATATCTGCAGGCGGGCGCCAACTTCGTTGTCTTTGGAGAGGGCGAAAACACACTCGAGGAGCTTCTGCTCACAATCAAGAACCGCGGGAGTGATTACACCTGCATCCGGGGTCTCGCCTATCTTGACGCCCAGGGACAACATCATCAGAACGCTCCACGCGAGCAGATATCGAACCTCGACCTTCAGCCGTGGCCCGCTCGCGATGCTATCGATTTGCAACGCTATGTAAGCACCTGGCGCGAGCATCATGGCATGGGGTCAGTCAACTTCATAACAGCGCGAGGCTGCCCCTTTTCCTGCAAGTGGTGCAGCCATGGTGTCTATGGCCAGTCCCATCGCCGTCGCACTCCCGCTAGGGTCGTGGACGAGGTAGAGTGGCTCCTCGAAACTTATTCCCCTGACATGGTATGGATCTCTGATGATGTCTTCACCATCAATCACGAGTGGATACGCAACTACTACCAGGAGATGCAGCGAAGACAGATTCGAATTCCGTTTGAATGTATCTCGCGTGCGGATCGCCTTACGCCGGAGATGATGGATCTGCTTGCGGAGCTCGGATGCTTTCGCATCTGGATCGGTGCAGAAAGCGGCTCGCAACGCATCCTCGATTCCATGGGACGTGGCGTCAAGCTTGATCAGGTTCATCGCGCTGTGGAGATGTGTCGCGAACGCAAGGTGGAGAGCGGTATGTTTCTTATGTGGGGCTATGAAGGAGAAGACCTCGAGGATATCGAAGCCACTATCAGTCATGTCTCGAGATCTAAACCGGACATCTTCTTTACCACCGTCTCCTACCCTATCAAGGGAACGCCGTACTACAACAAGATCTCGGAAAAACTTATCCAGATTGCGGCCTGGAGTAAGACCTCCGACCGCGAACTGCGTATACGCGGCAGGCACAGCCGTAACTTTTATGCTCACGCAGATCGCCTTCTTCGAGAGGAGGTCGCTCTCGCACGAGCGATAGAGACGTCCGCAAATGCCATCGATATTGCAGCGATGCGGCAAAACATTCATGAATCCCGTTCCGCAATGATGGCTTTGTCGCATGAGGTAGAACAATGA